From Coffea arabica cultivar ET-39 chromosome 2e, Coffea Arabica ET-39 HiFi, whole genome shotgun sequence, the proteins below share one genomic window:
- the LOC113732096 gene encoding E3 ubiquitin-protein ligase PUB23, with protein MEKCSHLHNSDPNMDFPQHFRCPISMELMKDPVTICTGVTYERKNIEKWFNSYKKNTCPATMQCIDSFEMTPNHTLKRLIQAWQQNGKSKSCIPSSPAQAAKHEELISLLKTIESTPFKVSPLKKLKSVVEIGDEIKLDFKKSGGVELLVKIVVQILVECCSDFVAFRACEEAIGVLDQLPLSDEEEDCQTLQLLMKPECIKSFTIMLQRGSAEARFCIVSIFQKMARADFHWNHAIKDEGIDFFKSLLEIVSDEMCTRASSCALQVLIDILDASKKSRLQAIEAGALCTLIDLLPDSNKSKCEKIMLLIKLLCECAEGRLAFIEHGLGIAAISKKMLNVSTAATKIGVKILWLICFSHPTENVLEEMLMFGSVKKLVALLHIGGSSTTKARVIKIFKYHGNTWKRYPCFPSDIKDYLGLGYDI; from the coding sequence ATGGAGAAGTGCAGTCATCTTCACAATTCAGATCCGAATATGGATTTTCCTCAACATTTCAGATGCCCAATTTCCATGGAACTCATGAAGGACCCCGTTACAATCTGTACCGGGGTCACCTACGAGCGAAAAAACATCGAAAAATGGTTCAACTCCTACAAGAAAAATACATGTCCAGCCACTATGCAATGCATTGATAGCTTTGAGATGACTCCAAATCACACCCTCAAGAGGCTGATCCAAGCATGGCAGCAGAATGGAAAATCAAAATCATGTATTCCATCATCTCCAGCACAAGCTGCCAAGCACGAAGAATTAATTTCGCTTCTCAAAACTATCGAATCCACGCCATTTAAGGTAAGTCCATTGAAGAAGCTTAAGTCTGTGGTGGAAATCGGAGATGAAATAAAGCTTGATTTTAAAAAGTCAGGAGGCGTGGAATTACTTGTGAAAATTGTTGTACAGATTCTAGTTGAATGCTGTTCCGATTTTGTTGCCTTTCGAGCTTGTGAGGAAGCCATCGGAGTCTTGGATCAACTCCCATTATCTGACGAGGAAGAAGATTGTCAAACCCTTCAGTTATTAATGAAGCCCGAGTGCATAAAATCCTTTACCATCATGCTTCAAAGGGGTAGTGCAGAAGCCAGGTTTTGCATCGTTTCAATATTTCAGAAGATGGCTAGAGCTGATTTTCATTGGAACCATGCCATCAAAGATGAAGGGATTGATTTCTTCAAGTCACTTTTGGAGATTGTCTCTGACGAAATGTGCACCAGGGCGAGCTCTTGTGCCTTGCAAGTTTTGATAGATATCTTGGATGCATCCAAGAAAAGTAGATTACAAGCCATTGAAGCTGGTGCACTTTGTACCTTGATCGATCTTTTGCCTGattcaaacaagtcaaaatgcgAGAAAATAATGCTGTTGATCAAGTTGTTGTGTGAATGTGCTGAGGGCCGGTTAGCCTTCATTGAACATGGACTTGGAATTGCagcaatttcaaagaaaatgttgaatgtTTCAACTGCTGCTACAAAGATTGGGGTCAAGATTTTGTGGTTGATCTGTTTCTCTCATCCAACAGAGaatgttttggaagaaatgttGATGTTTGGATCGGTGAAGAAGCTTGTGGCCTTGCTGCATATTGGTGGTTCATCAACTACAAAGGCTAGAGTCATAAAAATATTCAAGTATCATGGCAATACTTGGAAACGCTATCCTTGTTTTCCTAGTGATATTAAAGACTATTTGGGCTTGGGATATGAcatctga